In Scyliorhinus torazame isolate Kashiwa2021f chromosome 18, sScyTor2.1, whole genome shotgun sequence, the following are encoded in one genomic region:
- the LOC140395526 gene encoding uncharacterized protein: protein MTAEKQLSNMADRRIRKARFSSRDLCVLVDAVMERREEIFGSGGDPPDTQRRRDAWRYVTGRVNAVSGTRRTWEEVRKKVHDLKKSTKEKLAYNRRSWQAAGGGGPPDVKTLTEFENDMIVVFGKESLEGLRPVDIGTMPRPISQREHSGQHVVSEEQHAPEYQLSSIPLCNTDLPLIRGIKDENQETPSESLSTSEEWEEVVVGAEGTTVEAWRPSMVGALTQLDAVTDLNGPAFKRRLLEHGVRVEQSLAFMHTTLEDGMIRLDQRLSSLQSAIEQIATPVTAAVETSLMQAIGTAGASLMNAHSVAMDALGSKLKEAVVAGFDSLGEQLHGTMTEGFKNLIAAQCSTLTQMIAYCEEMPSTSGMNEVQAVDIHVSTSSVPPHISAQKYVN from the exons ATGACGGCAGAG AAGCAGCTCTCAAACATGGCAGACAGGAGGATCCGCAAGGCTCGCTTCAGCAGCCGGGACCTGTGTGTCCTGGTGGACGCGGTGATGGAGAGACGGGAGGAGATCTTCGGGAGCGGAGGCGACCCTCCCGACACGCAGAGGAGGAGGGATGCCTGGCGGTACGTGACGGGCAGAGTCAATGCGGTTTCCGGAACCCGCAGGACCTGGGAGGAAGTCCGCAAGAAAGTCCACGACTTGAAGAAAAGCACCAAG GAAAAGCTCGCTTATAATAGAAGATCATGGCAGGCGGCGGGCGGTGGTGGTCCCCCAGATGTCAAAACATTGACGGAATTTGAAAATGATATGATAGTTGTATTCGGAAAGGAAAGTCTCGAAGGTCTTCGGCCTGTGGATATAGGTACCATGCCAAGACCCATTT CACAAAGAGAACACAGTGGACAGCATGTAGTATCAGAAGAACAACATGCACCCGAATACCAGTTGTCATCGATCCCACTCTGCAACACAGATTTGCCTCTAATTAGAGGTATAAAGGATGAGAATCAGGAAACGCCAAGTGAGTCACTGAGCACTAGTGAAGAATGGGAGGAAGTGGTGGTGGGTGCTGAGGGGACAACTGTTGAAGCATGGAGACCCAGCATGGTAGGGGCCCTTACTCAGCTGGATGCAGTTACAGACCTTAATGGGCCAGCTTTCAAACGAAGACTGTTAGAACATGGAGTTCGTGTTGAGCAGTCACTAGCCTTCATGCACACCACTTTGGAAGATGGTATGATTAGGTTGGATCAGCGGTTATCATCATTGCAGTCAGCCATTGAGCAGATAGCAACCCCAGTGACAGCTGCAGTAGAAACATCACTTATGCAAGCTATCGGCACAGCAGGAGCATCTCTTATGAATGCCCACAGTGTTGCTATGGACGCATTGGGGTCAAAACTTAAAGAAGCAGTCGTGGCTGGCTTTGATTCACTGGGAGAACAGTTACATGGAACCATGACCGAGGGATTCAAAAATCTTATTGCAGCACAATGTTCTACACTTACACAGATGATTGCGTATTGTGAGGAGATGCCCTCCACAAGTGGCATGAATGAAGTTCAGGCAGTTGACATTCATGTCAGTACCAGCTCTGTGCCACCACATATCTCTGCACAA